The nucleotide sequence TTTCCAGTGAATCGGACGagaaatttagtgaaaaaatcTTCCCTTGTTGAGTGAGAAATATTCCTTGAGATTTTAGTGTAGAAAGTCTGGTGAAAAAGGCAATATTTGCTGGAGATTGAAAAATCCATTGGGAAAAGTGAGGTTAAATCCGACCACTGCGGTGTGCGAAAGATCgcacaattttgcgaaattaTCTCACGTGAAGCCGTGTAAATTCTGATAATGACGCTACCTGAGATACTCGATGCCTCATCTCTGGTCAACGGAGCTGCCATTCTCTTATCATTCTTTGCCGGCTACAAATACGCACAAATTGTTGCTGAGCGCAACGGTGGATCGAGGAAGGACGAAGGGTGCAGTCAAATGGACAAGGAGTCTCCGATATTCCGGGACAATGGCGAGTACAAGATGATTCTGGTGGTGCGGAATGATCTGAAGATGGGAAAGGGAAAGATAGCTGCACAGTGTGGACATGCAGCTGTTGGTGCCTTCCAGACAGCCATCAGACGAATTCCCAGCATCGTTCGCCGCTGGGAAAATTCCGGATGTGCCAAGATTGCCGTCAAGGTGGACAGTGAGGAGGAACTCATGCAAATCCGACGAAAAGCTGACACTCTGAGGCTCAATACATGCCTCATTCGTGATGCTGGACGCACACAAATTGAGCCAAATAGCAAGACAGTTCTGGCCATTGGACCAGCTGCATGCCAGGAAGTGGATCAAGTTACCGGGCATTTGAAATTGCTCTAAATGCCataaattcttttatatttCCTCAGAGTAAGGTTATATAAATCCCGGAGTCAGGTAGAGtggtcaaaaaataataataataatagaagagaaaaaaagatggACTTAcaggaaattaataaaaatgatgCCTAAAACCAGAGATCACCTTCAGCTTCACCCTCATTGTTCTCCACAGTGGGCTCCTCCTTCGTGATGGTCAAAATCAAATTGTTATCCTCTTCGTCTGTGTCCGAAATGGCCAGATCATCCTGAATTGCCACACTTGGATTGCTGACAATTGCAGGTTCCTCCTCCGCAGCAGCAGCAGGAACAGGGACAGAAGCCATGGGAGCTTCTGGCTGAACCTCTGCCGGCAACTGTGGAGGCCGCTGAGGTGCCAAAGATGAACTCGAAGTCATTCCCAGGAAATCCGAAGGATCATAATTGGGATCGAGATCAATTGACTCATCCTGCGGTTGATTGTAAAAGCCAATTCCGCTCAATTGCACCATCGCTTCAGCCGCTTGCTGACTATCATCATCTCCATGGACTCCTGCACAAAAAATCCCCCCAACAAAATAAAATCCCTTTTCTCCTTCCCAAAATGACAAAAACTTCCTCACCAATTGAACTTCCTCCACCTCCGCCACTTATTGCCGATCCGCTGCGATTGAGACCTTCTCCCTGAGCCAAAGTCTCCACAACACTCTCATGGTCATTGTCACTTCCGACCTCCTCGAATTCCTCGTCATCCGTGGAGAATTGTAAATCTTCC is from Phlebotomus papatasi isolate M1 chromosome 1, Ppap_2.1, whole genome shotgun sequence and encodes:
- the LOC129799585 gene encoding probable peptidyl-tRNA hydrolase 2, whose amino-acid sequence is MTLPEILDASSLVNGAAILLSFFAGYKYAQIVAERNGGSRKDEGCSQMDKESPIFRDNGEYKMILVVRNDLKMGKGKIAAQCGHAAVGAFQTAIRRIPSIVRRWENSGCAKIAVKVDSEEELMQIRRKADTLRLNTCLIRDAGRTQIEPNSKTVLAIGPAACQEVDQVTGHLKLL